The following proteins come from a genomic window of Cuculus canorus isolate bCucCan1 chromosome 29, bCucCan1.pri, whole genome shotgun sequence:
- the CSAD gene encoding cysteine sulfinic acid decarboxylase isoform X5 → MERWRWHLRPRRLLLQLLRHQRRAVPALSAEPPDGQLGSAALGPLRVPGEPLLHPEGRRLPRHRHRQRPPGRHRRQVGGRRWGPRGPPRPRGHLPLSPSPRGKMVPEELEKEIQRAKAEGAEPFFVCATSGTTVLGAFDPLGAIADICQRHNLWLHVDAAWGGSALLSGKHRHLLDGIERADSVAWNPHKMLTVGQQCSAFLLRDSSGLLQRCHGTGATYLFQRDKFYDVTYDTGDKTPQCGRRVDCLKLWLLWKAIGTQGLARRVERAFAFTRYLAEEMKRRDGFRLVLEPEFINLCFWFVPPSLRGREDDPQYWSKLGKVAPVIKERMMKKGSMLVGYQPHGPHVNFFRQVVTNPVVTRADLDFFLDEIERLGEDLGGTPHPPPHPEPSSDP, encoded by the exons ATGGAGCGATGGAGATGGCATCTTCGCCCCCG GAGGCTCCTTCTCCAACTTTTACGCCATCAACGTCGCGCGGTTCCGGCGCTTTCCGCAGAGCCGCCGGACGGGCAGTTGGGCTCTGCCGCGCTTGGTCCTCTTCGCGTCCCAGGAG AGCCACTACTCCATCCAGAAGGGCGCCGCCTTCCTCGGCATCGGCACCGACAACGTCCGCCTGGTCGGCACCGACGCCAGGTTGGGGGGCGGCGCTGGGGACCCCGCGGCCCTCCCCGTCCCCGCGGCCACCTCCCTTTGTCCCCGTCCCCCAGGGGGAAGATGGTCCccgaggagctggagaaggagatcCAGAGGGCGAAAGCCGAG GGCGCTGAGCCGTTCTTCGTCTGTGCCACCAGTGGCACCACCGTTCTGGGCGCCTTCGACCCGTTGGGCGCCATTGCCGACATCTGCCAACGCCACAACCTCTGGTTGCACGTAGAC GCGGCGTGGGGTGGCAGCGCCCTTCTCTCCGGAAAACACCGACACCTCCTGGATGGCATCGAGAG GGCGGACTCGGTGGCCTGGAACCCCCACAAGATGCTGACAGTGGGGCAGCAGTGCTCGGCATTCCTGCTCCGAGACTCCTCG GGTCTCCTCCAGCGCTGTCACGGCACGGGCGCCACGTATCTCTTCCAACGGGATAAGTTCTACGATGTCACCTACGACACCGGAGACAAAACCCCACAGTGCGGCCGTCGCGTGGACTGTCTCAAACTTTGGCTCCTCTGGAAAGCCATCGGCACCCAAGGACTCGCCCGGAGGGTGGAACGAGCCTTCGCCTTCACCCG GTATTTGGCCGAGGAGATGAAGAGGAGGGACGGCTTCCGGTTGGTGTTGGAG CCCGAGTTCATCAACCTCTGCTTCTGGTTCGTCCCTCCCAGTTTGCGCGGACGGGAAGATGACCCCCAGTACTGGTCCAAACTGGGAAAG GTGGCTCCGGTCATCAAAGAGCGGATGATGAAGAAGGGCTCCATGTTGGTGGGGTATCAACCCCATGGCCCTCACGTCAACTTCTTCCGCCAAGTGGTCACCAACCCTGTGGTCACCAGAGCCGACCTGGACTTCTTCCTCGATGAGATCGAGAGGCTCGGGGAGGAcctgggggggaccccccaccccccaccccacccagAACCCTCCTCAGACCCATAA
- the LOC128849501 gene encoding uncharacterized protein LOC128849501, protein MARGERETLLAIQRALTDEQFQSLKFLLEERVPLAELLPASRPDLCRLLLQRFPGQALHITADLLRQIDRHDLLRQYQLPGAEDENLNWNGATNSFSKNEDTIGSSKNEDAVGSSKNGSTTVSSAPSRCDDANVVHRVVSSPLAFPGPPRRLTEKELMQIAQKLGKEWQEVGIICLGLERNRLDQIREDNPRHVVLQSFEMLREWRRRQKDDATAPRLRACLAAASLDPELLDLLQSFQKD, encoded by the coding sequence ATGGCGCGGGGTGAACGGGAGACGCTGTTGGCGATTCAACGGGCGCTGACGGACGAGCAgttccagagcctcaaattCCTACTGGAAGAGCGCGTGCCGTTGGCTGAGCTCCTGCCGGCTTCGCGCCCCGACCTCTGCCGCCTCCTTCTCCAACGCTTCCCGGGTCAGGCCCTACACATCACCGCCGACCTCCTGCGGCAAATCGACCGCCATGACCTCCTCCGCCAATACCAGCTCCCCGGCGCCGAGGATGAGAACCTCAACTGGAACGGGGCCACCAACAGCTTCTCCAAGAACGAAGACACCATTGGTTCCTCCAAGAACGAAGACGCCGTTGGTTCCTCCAAGAACGGCTCCACCACCGTTTCTTCTGCTCCATCACGATGCGACGATGCCAACGTGGTCCATCGCGTTGTGTCCTCCCCGCTTGCGTTTCCCGGACCTCCTCGGCGCCTGACGGAGAAGGAGTTGATGCAGATCGCCCAAAAACTGGGCAAAgaatggcaggaggtgggaatCATCTGCCTGGGCTTGGAAAGGAACCGCTTGGATCAAATCCGGGAGGACAACCCGCGCCACGTGGTCCTCCAGAGCTTCGAGATGCTGCGGGAATGGCGGCGGCGACAGAAAGACGACGCTACGGCACCACGGCTCCGCGCTTGCTTGGCCGCCGCCAGCCTCGATCCGGAGCTCCTCGACCTTCTCCAGAGCTTCCAGAAGGACTGA
- the CSAD gene encoding cysteine sulfinic acid decarboxylase isoform X6, whose protein sequence is MERWRWHLRPRGKMVPEELEKEIQRAKAEGAEPFFVCATSGTTVLGAFDPLGAIADICQRHNLWLHVDAAWGGSALLSGKHRHLLDGIERADSVAWNPHKMLTVGQQCSAFLLRDSSGLLQRCHGTGATYLFQRDKFYDVTYDTGDKTPQCGRRVDCLKLWLLWKAIGTQGLARRVERAFAFTRYLAEEMKRRDGFRLVLEPEFINLCFWFVPPSLRGREDDPQYWSKLGKVAPVIKERMMKKGSMLVGYQPHGPHVNFFRQVVTNPVVTRADLDFFLDEIERLGEDLGGTPHPPPHPEPSSDP, encoded by the exons ATGGAGCGATGGAGATGGCATCTTCGCCCCCG GGGGAAGATGGTCCccgaggagctggagaaggagatcCAGAGGGCGAAAGCCGAG GGCGCTGAGCCGTTCTTCGTCTGTGCCACCAGTGGCACCACCGTTCTGGGCGCCTTCGACCCGTTGGGCGCCATTGCCGACATCTGCCAACGCCACAACCTCTGGTTGCACGTAGAC GCGGCGTGGGGTGGCAGCGCCCTTCTCTCCGGAAAACACCGACACCTCCTGGATGGCATCGAGAG GGCGGACTCGGTGGCCTGGAACCCCCACAAGATGCTGACAGTGGGGCAGCAGTGCTCGGCATTCCTGCTCCGAGACTCCTCG GGTCTCCTCCAGCGCTGTCACGGCACGGGCGCCACGTATCTCTTCCAACGGGATAAGTTCTACGATGTCACCTACGACACCGGAGACAAAACCCCACAGTGCGGCCGTCGCGTGGACTGTCTCAAACTTTGGCTCCTCTGGAAAGCCATCGGCACCCAAGGACTCGCCCGGAGGGTGGAACGAGCCTTCGCCTTCACCCG GTATTTGGCCGAGGAGATGAAGAGGAGGGACGGCTTCCGGTTGGTGTTGGAG CCCGAGTTCATCAACCTCTGCTTCTGGTTCGTCCCTCCCAGTTTGCGCGGACGGGAAGATGACCCCCAGTACTGGTCCAAACTGGGAAAG GTGGCTCCGGTCATCAAAGAGCGGATGATGAAGAAGGGCTCCATGTTGGTGGGGTATCAACCCCATGGCCCTCACGTCAACTTCTTCCGCCAAGTGGTCACCAACCCTGTGGTCACCAGAGCCGACCTGGACTTCTTCCTCGATGAGATCGAGAGGCTCGGGGAGGAcctgggggggaccccccaccccccaccccacccagAACCCTCCTCAGACCCATAA
- the CSAD gene encoding cysteine sulfinic acid decarboxylase isoform X4, with translation MAEMIQLDHPGSDVADAEAFLLEALQILLDEGVRKGTDATQKVCEWKEPEELRELLGLELRDHGESRQSLLRRCRLVLRYSVKTGHPRFFNQLFSGLDLFALTGRFITETLNTSQATYEIAPVFVLMEEVLLAKLREMVGWSDGDGIFAPGGRWSPRSWRRRSRGRKPSGTTVLGAFDPLGAIADICQRHNLWLHVDAAWGGSALLSGKHRHLLDGIERADSVAWNPHKMLTVGQQCSAFLLRDSSGLLQRCHGTGATYLFQRDKFYDVTYDTGDKTPQCGRRVDCLKLWLLWKAIGTQGLARRVERAFAFTRYLAEEMKRRDGFRLVLEPEFINLCFWFVPPSLRGREDDPQYWSKLGKVAPVIKERMMKKGSMLVGYQPHGPHVNFFRQVVTNPVVTRADLDFFLDEIERLGEDLGGTPHPPPHPEPSSDP, from the exons ATGGCGGAGATGATCCAATTGGACCATCCTGGCTCGGACGTGGCGGATGCCGAAGCGTTCCTGCTGGAAGCCCTCCAAATCCTCTTGGATGAGGGTGTGCGGAAGGGCACCGACGCCACCCAAAAG GTGTGTGAGTGGAAAGAGCCGGAGGAGCTGCGGGAGCTGCTGGGCCTGGAGCTGCGCGACCATGGCGAGAGCCGCCAGAGCCTCCTGCGCCGCTGCCGCCTCGTCCTGCGCTACAGCGTCAAGACCG gtcaCCCCCGATTCTTCAACCAACTCTTCTCGGGTTTGGATCTCTTCGCGCTCACCGGACGTTTCATCACAGAGACCCTCAACACCAGCCA GGCCACCTATGAGATCGCTCCGGTGTTTGTGCTGATGGAGGAGGTCCTTCTGGCCAAGCTGAGGGAGATGGTGGGATGGAGCGATGGAGATGGCATCTTCGCCCCCG GGGGAAGATGGTCCccgaggagctggagaaggagatcCAGAGGGCGAAAGCCGAG TGGCACCACCGTTCTGGGCGCCTTCGACCCGTTGGGCGCCATTGCCGACATCTGCCAACGCCACAACCTCTGGTTGCACGTAGAC GCGGCGTGGGGTGGCAGCGCCCTTCTCTCCGGAAAACACCGACACCTCCTGGATGGCATCGAGAG GGCGGACTCGGTGGCCTGGAACCCCCACAAGATGCTGACAGTGGGGCAGCAGTGCTCGGCATTCCTGCTCCGAGACTCCTCG GGTCTCCTCCAGCGCTGTCACGGCACGGGCGCCACGTATCTCTTCCAACGGGATAAGTTCTACGATGTCACCTACGACACCGGAGACAAAACCCCACAGTGCGGCCGTCGCGTGGACTGTCTCAAACTTTGGCTCCTCTGGAAAGCCATCGGCACCCAAGGACTCGCCCGGAGGGTGGAACGAGCCTTCGCCTTCACCCG GTATTTGGCCGAGGAGATGAAGAGGAGGGACGGCTTCCGGTTGGTGTTGGAG CCCGAGTTCATCAACCTCTGCTTCTGGTTCGTCCCTCCCAGTTTGCGCGGACGGGAAGATGACCCCCAGTACTGGTCCAAACTGGGAAAG GTGGCTCCGGTCATCAAAGAGCGGATGATGAAGAAGGGCTCCATGTTGGTGGGGTATCAACCCCATGGCCCTCACGTCAACTTCTTCCGCCAAGTGGTCACCAACCCTGTGGTCACCAGAGCCGACCTGGACTTCTTCCTCGATGAGATCGAGAGGCTCGGGGAGGAcctgggggggaccccccaccccccaccccacccagAACCCTCCTCAGACCCATAA
- the CSAD gene encoding cysteine sulfinic acid decarboxylase isoform X3, which produces MAEMIQLDHPGSDVADAEAFLLEALQILLDEGVRKGTDATQKVCEWKEPEELRELLGLELRDHGESRQSLLRRCRLVLRYSVKTGHPRFFNQLFSGLDLFALTGRFITETLNTSQATYEIAPVFVLMEEVLLAKLREMVGWSDGDGIFAPGGSFSNFYAINVARFRRFPQSRRTGSWALPRLVLFASQESHYSIQKGAAFLGIGTDNVRLVGTDARGKMVPEELEKEIQRAKAEGAEPFFVCATSGTTVLGAFDPLGAIADICQRHNLWLHVDAAWGGSALLSGKHRHLLDGIERADSVAWNPHKMLTVGQQCSAFLLRDSSGLLQRCHGTGATYLFQRDKFYDVTYDTGDKTPQCGRRVDCLKLWLLWKAIGTQGLARRVERAFAFTRYLAEEMKRRDGFRLVLEPEFINLCFWFVPPSLRGREDDPQYWSKLGKVAPVIKERMMKKGSMLVGYQPHGPHVNFFRQVVTNPVVTRADLDFFLDEIERLGEDLGGTPHPPPHPEPSSDP; this is translated from the exons ATGGCGGAGATGATCCAATTGGACCATCCTGGCTCGGACGTGGCGGATGCCGAAGCGTTCCTGCTGGAAGCCCTCCAAATCCTCTTGGATGAGGGTGTGCGGAAGGGCACCGACGCCACCCAAAAG GTGTGTGAGTGGAAAGAGCCGGAGGAGCTGCGGGAGCTGCTGGGCCTGGAGCTGCGCGACCATGGCGAGAGCCGCCAGAGCCTCCTGCGCCGCTGCCGCCTCGTCCTGCGCTACAGCGTCAAGACCG gtcaCCCCCGATTCTTCAACCAACTCTTCTCGGGTTTGGATCTCTTCGCGCTCACCGGACGTTTCATCACAGAGACCCTCAACACCAGCCA GGCCACCTATGAGATCGCTCCGGTGTTTGTGCTGATGGAGGAGGTCCTTCTGGCCAAGCTGAGGGAGATGGTGGGATGGAGCGATGGAGATGGCATCTTCGCCCCCG GAGGCTCCTTCTCCAACTTTTACGCCATCAACGTCGCGCGGTTCCGGCGCTTTCCGCAGAGCCGCCGGACGGGCAGTTGGGCTCTGCCGCGCTTGGTCCTCTTCGCGTCCCAGGAG AGCCACTACTCCATCCAGAAGGGCGCCGCCTTCCTCGGCATCGGCACCGACAACGTCCGCCTGGTCGGCACCGACGCCAG GGGGAAGATGGTCCccgaggagctggagaaggagatcCAGAGGGCGAAAGCCGAG GGCGCTGAGCCGTTCTTCGTCTGTGCCACCAGTGGCACCACCGTTCTGGGCGCCTTCGACCCGTTGGGCGCCATTGCCGACATCTGCCAACGCCACAACCTCTGGTTGCACGTAGAC GCGGCGTGGGGTGGCAGCGCCCTTCTCTCCGGAAAACACCGACACCTCCTGGATGGCATCGAGAG GGCGGACTCGGTGGCCTGGAACCCCCACAAGATGCTGACAGTGGGGCAGCAGTGCTCGGCATTCCTGCTCCGAGACTCCTCG GGTCTCCTCCAGCGCTGTCACGGCACGGGCGCCACGTATCTCTTCCAACGGGATAAGTTCTACGATGTCACCTACGACACCGGAGACAAAACCCCACAGTGCGGCCGTCGCGTGGACTGTCTCAAACTTTGGCTCCTCTGGAAAGCCATCGGCACCCAAGGACTCGCCCGGAGGGTGGAACGAGCCTTCGCCTTCACCCG GTATTTGGCCGAGGAGATGAAGAGGAGGGACGGCTTCCGGTTGGTGTTGGAG CCCGAGTTCATCAACCTCTGCTTCTGGTTCGTCCCTCCCAGTTTGCGCGGACGGGAAGATGACCCCCAGTACTGGTCCAAACTGGGAAAG GTGGCTCCGGTCATCAAAGAGCGGATGATGAAGAAGGGCTCCATGTTGGTGGGGTATCAACCCCATGGCCCTCACGTCAACTTCTTCCGCCAAGTGGTCACCAACCCTGTGGTCACCAGAGCCGACCTGGACTTCTTCCTCGATGAGATCGAGAGGCTCGGGGAGGAcctgggggggaccccccaccccccaccccacccagAACCCTCCTCAGACCCATAA
- the CSAD gene encoding cysteine sulfinic acid decarboxylase isoform X2 — MAEMIQLDHPGSDVADAEAFLLEALQILLDEGVRKGTDATQKVCEWKEPEELRELLGLELRDHGESRQSLLRRCRLVLRYSVKTGHPRFFNQLFSGLDLFALTGRFITETLNTSQATYEIAPVFVLMEEVLLAKLREMVGWSDGDGIFAPEPPDGQLGSAALGPLRVPGEPLLHPEGRRLPRHRHRQRPPGRHRRQVGGRRWGPRGPPRPRGHLPLSPSPRGKMVPEELEKEIQRAKAEGAEPFFVCATSGTTVLGAFDPLGAIADICQRHNLWLHVDAAWGGSALLSGKHRHLLDGIERADSVAWNPHKMLTVGQQCSAFLLRDSSGLLQRCHGTGATYLFQRDKFYDVTYDTGDKTPQCGRRVDCLKLWLLWKAIGTQGLARRVERAFAFTRYLAEEMKRRDGFRLVLEPEFINLCFWFVPPSLRGREDDPQYWSKLGKVAPVIKERMMKKGSMLVGYQPHGPHVNFFRQVVTNPVVTRADLDFFLDEIERLGEDLGGTPHPPPHPEPSSDP, encoded by the exons ATGGCGGAGATGATCCAATTGGACCATCCTGGCTCGGACGTGGCGGATGCCGAAGCGTTCCTGCTGGAAGCCCTCCAAATCCTCTTGGATGAGGGTGTGCGGAAGGGCACCGACGCCACCCAAAAG GTGTGTGAGTGGAAAGAGCCGGAGGAGCTGCGGGAGCTGCTGGGCCTGGAGCTGCGCGACCATGGCGAGAGCCGCCAGAGCCTCCTGCGCCGCTGCCGCCTCGTCCTGCGCTACAGCGTCAAGACCG gtcaCCCCCGATTCTTCAACCAACTCTTCTCGGGTTTGGATCTCTTCGCGCTCACCGGACGTTTCATCACAGAGACCCTCAACACCAGCCA GGCCACCTATGAGATCGCTCCGGTGTTTGTGCTGATGGAGGAGGTCCTTCTGGCCAAGCTGAGGGAGATGGTGGGATGGAGCGATGGAGATGGCATCTTCGCCCCCG AGCCGCCGGACGGGCAGTTGGGCTCTGCCGCGCTTGGTCCTCTTCGCGTCCCAGGAG AGCCACTACTCCATCCAGAAGGGCGCCGCCTTCCTCGGCATCGGCACCGACAACGTCCGCCTGGTCGGCACCGACGCCAGGTTGGGGGGCGGCGCTGGGGACCCCGCGGCCCTCCCCGTCCCCGCGGCCACCTCCCTTTGTCCCCGTCCCCCAGGGGGAAGATGGTCCccgaggagctggagaaggagatcCAGAGGGCGAAAGCCGAG GGCGCTGAGCCGTTCTTCGTCTGTGCCACCAGTGGCACCACCGTTCTGGGCGCCTTCGACCCGTTGGGCGCCATTGCCGACATCTGCCAACGCCACAACCTCTGGTTGCACGTAGAC GCGGCGTGGGGTGGCAGCGCCCTTCTCTCCGGAAAACACCGACACCTCCTGGATGGCATCGAGAG GGCGGACTCGGTGGCCTGGAACCCCCACAAGATGCTGACAGTGGGGCAGCAGTGCTCGGCATTCCTGCTCCGAGACTCCTCG GGTCTCCTCCAGCGCTGTCACGGCACGGGCGCCACGTATCTCTTCCAACGGGATAAGTTCTACGATGTCACCTACGACACCGGAGACAAAACCCCACAGTGCGGCCGTCGCGTGGACTGTCTCAAACTTTGGCTCCTCTGGAAAGCCATCGGCACCCAAGGACTCGCCCGGAGGGTGGAACGAGCCTTCGCCTTCACCCG GTATTTGGCCGAGGAGATGAAGAGGAGGGACGGCTTCCGGTTGGTGTTGGAG CCCGAGTTCATCAACCTCTGCTTCTGGTTCGTCCCTCCCAGTTTGCGCGGACGGGAAGATGACCCCCAGTACTGGTCCAAACTGGGAAAG GTGGCTCCGGTCATCAAAGAGCGGATGATGAAGAAGGGCTCCATGTTGGTGGGGTATCAACCCCATGGCCCTCACGTCAACTTCTTCCGCCAAGTGGTCACCAACCCTGTGGTCACCAGAGCCGACCTGGACTTCTTCCTCGATGAGATCGAGAGGCTCGGGGAGGAcctgggggggaccccccaccccccaccccacccagAACCCTCCTCAGACCCATAA
- the CSAD gene encoding cysteine sulfinic acid decarboxylase isoform X1, with the protein MAEMIQLDHPGSDVADAEAFLLEALQILLDEGVRKGTDATQKVCEWKEPEELRELLGLELRDHGESRQSLLRRCRLVLRYSVKTGHPRFFNQLFSGLDLFALTGRFITETLNTSQATYEIAPVFVLMEEVLLAKLREMVGWSDGDGIFAPGGSFSNFYAINVARFRRFPQSRRTGSWALPRLVLFASQESHYSIQKGAAFLGIGTDNVRLVGTDARLGGGAGDPAALPVPAATSLCPRPPGGRWSPRSWRRRSRGRKPSGTTVLGAFDPLGAIADICQRHNLWLHVDAAWGGSALLSGKHRHLLDGIERADSVAWNPHKMLTVGQQCSAFLLRDSSGLLQRCHGTGATYLFQRDKFYDVTYDTGDKTPQCGRRVDCLKLWLLWKAIGTQGLARRVERAFAFTRYLAEEMKRRDGFRLVLEPEFINLCFWFVPPSLRGREDDPQYWSKLGKVAPVIKERMMKKGSMLVGYQPHGPHVNFFRQVVTNPVVTRADLDFFLDEIERLGEDLGGTPHPPPHPEPSSDP; encoded by the exons ATGGCGGAGATGATCCAATTGGACCATCCTGGCTCGGACGTGGCGGATGCCGAAGCGTTCCTGCTGGAAGCCCTCCAAATCCTCTTGGATGAGGGTGTGCGGAAGGGCACCGACGCCACCCAAAAG GTGTGTGAGTGGAAAGAGCCGGAGGAGCTGCGGGAGCTGCTGGGCCTGGAGCTGCGCGACCATGGCGAGAGCCGCCAGAGCCTCCTGCGCCGCTGCCGCCTCGTCCTGCGCTACAGCGTCAAGACCG gtcaCCCCCGATTCTTCAACCAACTCTTCTCGGGTTTGGATCTCTTCGCGCTCACCGGACGTTTCATCACAGAGACCCTCAACACCAGCCA GGCCACCTATGAGATCGCTCCGGTGTTTGTGCTGATGGAGGAGGTCCTTCTGGCCAAGCTGAGGGAGATGGTGGGATGGAGCGATGGAGATGGCATCTTCGCCCCCG GAGGCTCCTTCTCCAACTTTTACGCCATCAACGTCGCGCGGTTCCGGCGCTTTCCGCAGAGCCGCCGGACGGGCAGTTGGGCTCTGCCGCGCTTGGTCCTCTTCGCGTCCCAGGAG AGCCACTACTCCATCCAGAAGGGCGCCGCCTTCCTCGGCATCGGCACCGACAACGTCCGCCTGGTCGGCACCGACGCCAGGTTGGGGGGCGGCGCTGGGGACCCCGCGGCCCTCCCCGTCCCCGCGGCCACCTCCCTTTGTCCCCGTCCCCCAGGGGGAAGATGGTCCccgaggagctggagaaggagatcCAGAGGGCGAAAGCCGAG TGGCACCACCGTTCTGGGCGCCTTCGACCCGTTGGGCGCCATTGCCGACATCTGCCAACGCCACAACCTCTGGTTGCACGTAGAC GCGGCGTGGGGTGGCAGCGCCCTTCTCTCCGGAAAACACCGACACCTCCTGGATGGCATCGAGAG GGCGGACTCGGTGGCCTGGAACCCCCACAAGATGCTGACAGTGGGGCAGCAGTGCTCGGCATTCCTGCTCCGAGACTCCTCG GGTCTCCTCCAGCGCTGTCACGGCACGGGCGCCACGTATCTCTTCCAACGGGATAAGTTCTACGATGTCACCTACGACACCGGAGACAAAACCCCACAGTGCGGCCGTCGCGTGGACTGTCTCAAACTTTGGCTCCTCTGGAAAGCCATCGGCACCCAAGGACTCGCCCGGAGGGTGGAACGAGCCTTCGCCTTCACCCG GTATTTGGCCGAGGAGATGAAGAGGAGGGACGGCTTCCGGTTGGTGTTGGAG CCCGAGTTCATCAACCTCTGCTTCTGGTTCGTCCCTCCCAGTTTGCGCGGACGGGAAGATGACCCCCAGTACTGGTCCAAACTGGGAAAG GTGGCTCCGGTCATCAAAGAGCGGATGATGAAGAAGGGCTCCATGTTGGTGGGGTATCAACCCCATGGCCCTCACGTCAACTTCTTCCGCCAAGTGGTCACCAACCCTGTGGTCACCAGAGCCGACCTGGACTTCTTCCTCGATGAGATCGAGAGGCTCGGGGAGGAcctgggggggaccccccaccccccaccccacccagAACCCTCCTCAGACCCATAA